In a single window of the Bactrocera dorsalis isolate Fly_Bdor chromosome 2, ASM2337382v1, whole genome shotgun sequence genome:
- the LOC125776359 gene encoding LOW QUALITY PROTEIN: lysophospholipase-like protein 1 (The sequence of the model RefSeq protein was modified relative to this genomic sequence to represent the inferred CDS: inserted 2 bases in 1 codon), protein MCTEMIKLRNIFPTTKAHSGTVIFLHGSGDTGSNLAEWVRFILGHDMDFEHIKIIYPTAPVQPYTPLSGQLSNVWFDRRAISIKALENRXSLSLMYKKINDLIQNEVDLGVLPNRIIIGGFSMGGALALHTGYHLNCDLAGIFACSSFLNRDSIIYETLGQKIVAENNVPELRMYHGAKDKLVPLDWGKETFEKLTKLGVNGQFITLDNALHELKKQQILDIKDWILKKLPDEIQNRL, encoded by the exons ATGTGTACTGAAATGATTAAGTTGAGAAATATTTTCCCGACAACTAAGGCCCATAGCGGTactgtaatttttttgcatGGTTCAG GAGATACTGGGTCTAATCTTGCTGAATGGGTACGTTTTATATTAGGACACGACATGGACTTCGAacacattaaaattatatatcctACAGCTCCGGTACAACCATATACGCCTTTGTCTGGACAACTTTCCAACGTTTGGTTTGATCGTCGTGCTATTTCGATCAAGGCTTTAGAAAACAG GAGTTTATCGCTAATGTATAAAAAGATTAATGATCTAATACAGAATGAAGTGGATCTTGGTGTATTACCTAATAGAATCATTATTGGCGGCTTTTCTATGGGAGGTGCGTTAGCCCTACATACAGGCTATCATTTAAATTGTGATTTAGCTGGAATATTTGCTTGTTCATCTTTCCTGAATCGTGATTCAATAATATATGAAACCTTGGGACAAAAAATAGTTGCGGAAAACAATGTACCCGAGTTGAGAATGTATCATGGCGCTAAAGACAAGCTTGTGCCGTTAGATTGGGGTAAAGAAACTTTTGAAAAGTTAACAAAACTTGGTGTAAATGGACAATTTATTACTCTCGACAATGCGTTGCATGAATTAAAGAAACAGCAAATTTTGGATATTAAGGACTGGATTTTAAAAAAGTTGCCCGATGAAATTCAAAATAGACTGTAA